In the Quercus lobata isolate SW786 chromosome 5, ValleyOak3.0 Primary Assembly, whole genome shotgun sequence genome, one interval contains:
- the LOC115988352 gene encoding trans-resveratrol di-O-methyltransferase-like, giving the protein MDLVHGPGTSELFQAQSHLYKHIFNFIGSMSLKCALQLGIPEIIHNHGKPITLPELVSALQIHPTKAGFVHRLMRLLVHSGFFVTTRVHMNQEEEEEEAYDLTPSSRILLKDNVTNLSPFLLAMLDPVFVSPWHFLESWFRGDKVTPFESAHGVGFWDYADQNPDFNDSFNKAMASDSGMMNLVVKDCKPVFEGLDTLVDVGGGTGTCARIICEAFPHLKCTVLELPHVVANLPDNSNLNFVGGDMFQSIPSADAILLKLVLHALSDEQCVKVLKKCREAISNKGKEGKVIIIDIVIDEKKDEHEITSAKLFFDMLMMVVVTGRERHEKEWEKLFVEAGFSHYKIKPLFGLRSLIEVYP; this is encoded by the exons CTCATTTgtataaacatatatttaacTTCATAGGTTCCATGTCACTTAAATGTGCCCTTCAGCTCGGCATACCAGAAATAATCCACAATCATGGGAAACCTATTACTCTACCTGAGTTGGTTTCAGCGCTTCAAATTCATCCCACAAAAGCTGGTTTTGTGCACCGGCTCATGCGCTTACTTGTGCACTCTGGTTTCTTTGTTACAACAAGAGTTCATATgaatcaagaagaagaagaagaagaagcatatGATCTCACACCTTCATCTAGGATCCTCCTCAAAGATAATGTCACCAACTTGTCGCCATTTCTTCTGGCAATGCTTGACCCAGTTTTTGTTTCTCCATGGCACTTCTTGGAGAGTTGGTTTCGAGGGGACAAAGTCACACCATTTGAGAGTGCACATGGGGTGGGCTTTTGGGACTATGCTGACCAAAACCCTGACTTTAATGACAGTTTCAATAAGGCAATGGCCAGTGATTCTGGAATGATGAACTTGGTTGTAAAAGACTGCAAGCCAGTTTTTGAGGGGTTGGATACACTGGTTGATGTTGGGGGTGGCACTGGAACATGTGCTAGGATCATTTGTGAGGCTTTCCCTCACTTGAAGTGCACAGTTTTGGAGCTTCCACATGTCGTAGCTAATTTGCCAGATAATTCGAACTTGAACTTTGTTGGAGGTGATATGTTTCAGTCTATCCCTTCGGCAGATGCCATTCTACTTAAG TTGGTTTTACACGCTTTGAGCGATGAACAATGCGTGAAGGTACTGAAAAAATGCCGAGAAGCTATTTCAAACAAAGGAAAGGAGGGAAAGGTGATCATCATAGACATAGTGATTGACGAGAAGAAAGATGAGCATGAAATTACCAGCGCAAAACTCTTTTTTGACATGTTGATGATGGTTGTGGTTACTGGAAGAGAGAGACACGAGAAGGAATGGGAAAAGCTCTTCGTGGAGGCTGGTTTCAGTCACTACAAGATAAAACCCTTATTTGGTTTAAGGTCCCTTATTGAGGTTTATCCTTAG
- the LOC115992965 gene encoding uncharacterized protein LOC115992965 encodes MTFQKEYLDLFLVPSGLFIMFAYHLFLLHRYLNLPHTTVMGFENNDKIAWVERIMQIDKRDVGTALSVLSTNTSAATFLASVSLTLCSLIGAWIANSSTSFLKSELIYGDTRSSTMSIKYISLLICFLLAFSCFVQSARNFVHANYIISTPDSDIPVRYVEVAVIRGSDFWSLGLRALYFALNLLLWFFGPIPMFVCSILMVIVLHYLDTNTTLLHQHVSPSKQKAKRVVV; translated from the exons ATGACTTTCCAAAAGGAGTACCTTGATCTATTTTTGGTCCCAAGTGGGTTGTTCATCATGTTTGCATATCatctcttccttcttcacaGATATCTTAATCTTCCTCACACCACAGTAATGGGCTTTGAGAACAATGACAAAATAGCATGGGTTGAAAGAATTATGCAG ATTGATAAAAGGGATGTTGGCACAGCTTTATCAGTGCTATCAACCAACACATCAGCAGCAACATTCTTGGCATCGGTCTCTTTAACGCTCTGTTCTCTCATTGGAGCTTGGATCGCAAATTCTTCCACTAGCTTCCTGAAGAGTGAGTTAATCTATGGAGACACAAGGTCATCTACCATGTCTATCAAGTACATAAGCCTCCTAATTTGCTTCCTCCTCGCTTTCTCGTGCTTCGTTCAGTCAGCAAGGAACTTTGTCCACGCAAACTATATAATAAGCACCCCAGATAGTGACATACCTGTGAGATATGTGGAAGTGGCAGTAATAAGGGGTAGTGATTTTTGGTCACTTGGACTAAGGGCACTTTATTTTGCTCTTAATTTGCTCCTGTGGTTTTTTGGGCCAATACCCATGTTTGTTTGTTCCATCCTTATGGTGATAGTCCTCCACTACCTTGACACAAATACTACTCTATTGCATCAGCATGTATCTCCTTCTAAACAGAAGGCCAAAAGGGTGGTTGTCTGA